The following proteins are encoded in a genomic region of Danio rerio strain Tuebingen ecotype United States chromosome 16, GRCz12tu, whole genome shotgun sequence:
- the tmem176l.2 gene encoding transmembrane protein 176l.2, translating into MPLTISQDEGLTIVMVNSNPKSKWPVLCQILGYLCYSPVCSVSRIMIGELANIHIGLGIVQMIIGVLNIAMGTLLMCLGYYENMFYMGQGPFWIGGVVLGIGVVCILVAKFPSSCLLIIGMLLNMISAGLAIAAIVLYAKDLSYGHDQYCRSYYYYQSYESRTPTPEESQRQVICEYYNNLNKMICGGLDIMMIVLSVLQLCVAISLCVLTLKTLCKKTENAKEDLEHGKPLLDDDIAGAA; encoded by the exons ATGCCTCTGACCATATCTCAGGACGAAGGTTTGACGATTGTCATGGTCAACTCAAACCCAAAGAGTAAATGGCCCGTACTGTGCCAGATTCTGGGTTATCTGTGCTACAGTCCAGTGTGCTCTGTGTCTCGGATTATGATCGGAGAGCTGGCGAACATCCACATTGGTCTCGGG ATTGTGCAGATGATCATTGGCGTCCTCAATATTGCAATGGGGACTTTGTTAATGTGCCTTGGATATTATGAAAACATGTTTTACATGGGCCAGGGACCCTTTTGGATTGGTGGTGTG GTCCTTGGAATTGGCGTTGTCTGTATTCTTGTAGCGAAGTTTCCCTCTTCTTGTCTG CTGATCATAGGAATGCTATTAAACATGATCAGCGCTGGACTGGCCATCGCTGCTATTGTGTTGTATGCAAAAGACCTTTCATATGGTCATGATCAATACTGTcgatcttattattattatcaatcttATGAGAGTAGAACACCGACCCCTGAAGAGAGCCAGAGACAGGTGATCTGTGAGTACTACAACAATCTCAATAAG ATGATCTGCGGAGGTCTGGATATCATGATGATCGTGCTGTCGGTGCTTCAGCTCTGCGTGGCCATCAGTCTCTGTGTTTTGACTTTGAAAACTCTGTGCAAGAAAACCGAGAATGCAAAG GAGGATCTAGAACATGGAAAGCCACTTCTGGATGATGACATTGCTGGTGCTGCATGA